In the Palaeococcus pacificus DY20341 genome, one interval contains:
- a CDS encoding 30S ribosomal protein S6e, with translation MVTFKVVISDPKSGKAKQIEVSDKKAEALIGLRIGDTFDASLLGVDLSEVFGEEIPSNVKLKITGGTDKDGFPMRPDVHGPRKIRILVSRGPGFRPTKKGERRKKTVRGNTISPEIMQINTKIVYGE, from the coding sequence ATGGTTACGTTTAAGGTAGTTATTTCAGACCCAAAGAGTGGAAAAGCTAAGCAAATCGAAGTTAGCGACAAGAAAGCCGAAGCTTTGATAGGTTTGAGGATTGGCGACACCTTTGACGCGAGCCTCTTGGGTGTTGACTTAAGTGAAGTTTTCGGCGAAGAGATACCAAGCAATGTAAAGCTAAAGATAACCGGCGGAACAGACAAGGACGGCTTCCCAATGAGGCCTGACGTACACGGCCCAAGGAAGATAAGGATTTTGGTTTCAAGAGGCCCAGGTTTCAGGCCGACAAAGAAAGGAGAGAGAAGGAAGAAGACAGTTAGAGGCAACACCATAAGCCCTGAAATAATGCAA
- the fbp gene encoding fructose-1,6-bisphosphate aldolase/phosphatase — protein sequence MAIGEKITISVIKADIGGWPGHHKVHPALIEKANELLAKSKEEGTIIDFHVTYCGDDLQLIMTHKKGVDSEEIHGLAWDTFKEATEIAKELGLYGAGQDLLKDAFSGNIRGMGPGVAEMEITLRRSEPIVTFHMDKTEPGAFNLPIFRMFADPFNTAGLVIDPHMHMGFRFEVWDIMEHKRVILNSPEELYDLLALIGAKSRYVIKHVFPKEGHAIPSDEPVAVISTEKLFEIAGEYVGKDDPVAIVRAQSGLPALGEVLEPFAFPHLVSGWMRGSHNGPIIPVPLKYATPSRFDGPPRVIALGWQINKNGRLIGPVDLFDDVAFDDARRKALEITDYMRRHGPFEPHRLPLEEMEYTTLPGILEKLKDRFEEL from the coding sequence ATGGCTATTGGAGAGAAGATAACCATTAGTGTTATAAAGGCCGACATAGGGGGATGGCCAGGCCACCATAAGGTTCACCCAGCTCTCATAGAAAAGGCAAACGAATTATTGGCCAAATCTAAGGAAGAGGGAACCATTATCGACTTCCACGTTACCTACTGTGGAGACGACCTTCAGTTGATAATGACCCACAAGAAAGGTGTTGACAGCGAGGAAATCCACGGTTTGGCTTGGGACACATTTAAAGAAGCAACTGAGATTGCAAAGGAGCTTGGCCTCTATGGAGCAGGTCAAGACTTGTTAAAAGACGCTTTTAGTGGAAACATTAGGGGCATGGGACCAGGAGTAGCTGAGATGGAGATTACCTTAAGGAGGAGCGAGCCAATAGTGACATTCCACATGGATAAGACGGAGCCAGGAGCTTTTAACTTGCCAATCTTTAGAATGTTCGCTGATCCATTCAACACAGCTGGGCTCGTTATAGACCCACACATGCACATGGGCTTTAGGTTTGAAGTTTGGGACATTATGGAACACAAGAGAGTAATTCTTAACTCCCCAGAGGAACTCTACGATCTCTTGGCGTTGATAGGTGCCAAGTCAAGGTACGTTATAAAGCATGTTTTCCCCAAAGAGGGCCATGCAATACCAAGTGATGAGCCTGTTGCAGTTATAAGCACGGAGAAGCTCTTTGAGATAGCTGGAGAGTATGTAGGAAAAGATGATCCTGTGGCTATTGTTAGGGCACAAAGCGGTCTTCCAGCTCTCGGTGAAGTTCTTGAACCTTTTGCGTTCCCACACTTAGTAAGCGGATGGATGAGAGGCTCACACAACGGCCCAATCATCCCGGTTCCACTCAAATACGCGACACCATCAAGATTCGACGGACCTCCAAGGGTGATTGCTTTAGGATGGCAAATAAACAAGAATGGAAGACTTATAGGCCCAGTTGACCTTTTCGATGATGTAGCATTCGACGATGCAAGAAGAAAGGCTTTAGAGATAACAGACTACATGAGGAGGCACGGTCCATTCGAACCACACCGCTTGCCTCTCGAAGAGATGGAGTACACAACACTTCCAGGCATTTTGGAGAAGCTGAAGGATAGGTTTGAGGAGCTTTGA
- a CDS encoding Lrp/AsnC family transcriptional regulator, with the protein MGDTLDRVDMRLLDELKDNSRENIAALSKKLGIPRTTVHYRIKKLVEEGIIEKFTIKPNYRKLNLGTTAFILARYDPASGLTQREVAERIAQLEWIYEVHIIAGEWDLLIKVRAPSAEDIGKIVVDKLREIKGIGQTVTMVSFVTVKEDV; encoded by the coding sequence ATGGGGGATACGTTGGATAGAGTTGATATGAGACTGTTGGACGAATTGAAAGACAACTCAAGGGAGAATATAGCAGCTTTAAGCAAAAAACTTGGTATTCCAAGGACTACTGTTCATTATCGTATTAAAAAGCTCGTTGAAGAGGGAATAATTGAAAAGTTTACTATAAAGCCGAATTATAGAAAGCTCAATTTGGGAACAACTGCATTTATATTGGCGAGGTATGATCCAGCATCTGGCCTAACTCAAAGGGAAGTCGCTGAAAGAATAGCACAACTAGAGTGGATCTACGAGGTTCACATTATAGCAGGCGAATGGGACTTGCTGATAAAAGTTAGGGCACCATCAGCTGAGGATATTGGGAAAATAGTTGTAGATAAACTAAGGGAGATCAAAGGAATTGGACAAACGGTAACTATGGTATCGTTTGTTACGGTAAAAGAGGATGTTTAA
- a CDS encoding XTP/dITP diphosphatase, with protein sequence MRVLFITSNRGKFEEAKKYLEPLGVELIQKKFEYPEIQASKLEDVVKFGIEWLKDEIDMPFFIDDSGLFIEAFGGFPGVYSAYIFKTLGNEGILKLMDGIENRRAYFESVIGYYNGKLHIFKGIVHGSIGHEKRGNRGFGFDPIFIPEGFSKTFAEMTTEEKNNISHRGRALSEFSKWLKENLGSE encoded by the coding sequence ATGAGAGTTTTGTTCATAACTTCGAATAGAGGCAAGTTTGAAGAAGCAAAGAAGTATTTGGAGCCCCTTGGAGTTGAGCTCATCCAAAAAAAGTTTGAATATCCGGAGATACAAGCAAGCAAGCTTGAGGATGTGGTGAAATTTGGGATTGAGTGGCTGAAGGATGAGATAGACATGCCCTTTTTTATAGATGACTCTGGCCTTTTCATCGAAGCGTTTGGGGGTTTTCCTGGGGTTTATTCAGCCTATATTTTTAAAACTCTGGGCAATGAAGGTATTTTAAAACTCATGGACGGTATTGAAAATAGGAGAGCATATTTTGAGAGTGTTATTGGTTATTACAATGGTAAGCTCCATATTTTTAAAGGGATAGTTCATGGTTCCATTGGGCATGAGAAGAGGGGAAATAGGGGCTTTGGCTTTGATCCTATATTCATTCCTGAGGGGTTCTCTAAAACTTTTGCAGAAATGACAACGGAAGAGAAGAACAATATATCTCATAGGGGGCGGGCTCTAAGTGAATTTTCAAAGTGGCTAAAAGAGAATTTGGGGAGTGAATAG
- a CDS encoding adenosine-specific kinase, with translation MVKIEVVDIEKPEGIECIIGQGNFSIFTVDDLAKSLLTTVPGIKFGIAMNEAKPQLTRYTGNDKELEQLAAKNALKIGAGHVFVILMKNAFPINVLNTIKLHPAVVMVYGASENPLQVIVAETELGRSVLGIVDGKAANKIETDEQKQERRELVEKIGYTID, from the coding sequence ATGGTCAAAATTGAAGTTGTGGACATAGAAAAGCCTGAAGGTATCGAATGCATAATAGGACAGGGGAATTTTTCTATATTTACAGTGGATGACTTAGCTAAATCTCTTTTAACAACAGTGCCGGGTATAAAGTTCGGCATTGCAATGAATGAAGCAAAGCCACAATTGACTAGGTACACCGGCAATGATAAAGAGCTGGAGCAGTTGGCAGCAAAGAATGCCTTAAAAATTGGTGCAGGACATGTTTTTGTGATTCTAATGAAGAATGCGTTTCCAATTAACGTTTTGAATACAATAAAACTTCATCCAGCTGTTGTAATGGTTTATGGGGCGAGTGAGAATCCTCTGCAGGTTATAGTTGCTGAAACGGAGCTTGGTAGGTCTGTTTTGGGGATAGTCGATGGAAAAGCCGCGAATAAAATCGAGACCGATGAGCAAAAACAGGAGAGAAGGGAGTTAGTGGAAAAAATTGGATATACCATTGACTGA
- a CDS encoding Lrp/AsnC family transcriptional regulator, producing the protein MEVSNNNSINYEELDFLVEILTKYPKESLKKISELEGIEYYKLKRIYDKYYGPDKYVQVSTIYNIAKIGLKSFVAFISVPRDELRSKALEILKNPFCNYLNASFGFKLGIAAYYHIPVDQVKYIDELLSKYSDDYEYYEVRGYPKRPRQFGKWNLSYDYAILMDILKEDARTSISKISQTLGKTRPTVKYMIERLESLEIILNYIAVYDDYAYNRAFVGIAEDLDESIIQEWIKRYDFHIGAIVPKGYLIEMYFTSKEDIGLKILEMSKYVNKFSVEYLDILRDINRWGKFSERVRRDGKGYRSILDF; encoded by the coding sequence ATGGAAGTTAGTAATAACAATAGCATTAACTATGAAGAACTTGATTTTTTGGTTGAAATCCTTACCAAATATCCCAAGGAGAGCCTGAAAAAAATTTCAGAGTTGGAAGGTATCGAGTATTATAAGCTGAAACGGATCTACGATAAATACTACGGCCCAGATAAATATGTTCAAGTTAGTACAATTTATAACATAGCAAAAATTGGGCTAAAGAGCTTTGTAGCGTTTATAAGCGTTCCTAGAGATGAACTTAGAAGTAAGGCCCTTGAGATTCTAAAAAATCCTTTCTGTAACTATTTAAATGCTTCCTTTGGATTTAAGCTTGGCATAGCTGCATACTACCATATCCCTGTCGATCAAGTAAAATACATAGACGAGCTATTATCAAAGTACAGTGATGATTACGAGTACTATGAGGTTAGAGGATACCCAAAGAGGCCAAGACAATTCGGAAAGTGGAATTTAAGCTACGACTATGCCATTTTGATGGATATTTTAAAAGAAGACGCAAGAACAAGTATTTCAAAAATTTCTCAAACGCTCGGAAAAACAAGGCCCACCGTAAAATACATGATTGAAAGGCTCGAATCCCTCGAGATAATACTAAACTACATCGCCGTTTATGATGATTATGCATACAACAGAGCATTCGTGGGAATAGCGGAAGACCTGGACGAATCCATAATACAAGAGTGGATAAAGAGATACGACTTCCACATTGGGGCTATAGTTCCAAAGGGCTACTTGATAGAAATGTACTTCACTTCAAAAGAGGACATTGGTCTAAAAATATTGGAGATGAGCAAATACGTAAACAAGTTTTCCGTGGAGTACTTGGATATACTTAGGGACATAAACAGATGGGGAAAATTCTCAGAGAGAGTTAGAAGGGATGGAAAAGGGTACAGATCAATCCTAGATTTCTAG
- a CDS encoding SPASM domain-containing protein, with protein MERTKIEPVMVDSTLVEGRFISIAKPPWTNREHNGKLERLIIQLGKGKGKYSEIDGIRRSIGCIGNNSFILRREPLSEERIKELIYEFSFTRGDELYLTNYDDVEMLVRVADYAGKLGIENVYMIVRIEDMEGISPIEGVKIIVEAEYNEENLKKLEKLSFIDGVLLIMTQEDYLEFMKHGTSFRTDIYLDIIYPPSLRSFKINSIELKRIRNPTANKYHPCLSGTLVISADGYALVCPLLRNFIIGDAKREGIKKLVRKTRLRNFWKLKKDKIEGCSLCPFKYICHDCRALEYQASGDPFGIEYCQLEI; from the coding sequence ATGGAGAGAACTAAAATTGAGCCTGTTATGGTTGATTCCACCCTTGTTGAGGGTAGGTTCATCTCGATAGCAAAGCCTCCTTGGACTAACCGAGAGCACAATGGGAAGTTAGAGAGATTGATAATCCAGCTAGGGAAAGGTAAAGGAAAATACTCGGAAATTGATGGTATAAGGCGCTCTATTGGTTGCATAGGCAACAACAGCTTTATTCTCCGAAGGGAGCCTTTAAGCGAGGAAAGAATAAAGGAGCTGATCTATGAGTTCTCGTTTACGCGGGGAGATGAGCTTTATCTCACGAATTATGACGATGTTGAAATGCTCGTTAGAGTAGCTGACTACGCTGGTAAGCTTGGAATTGAGAATGTGTACATGATTGTGAGGATTGAGGACATGGAGGGGATATCACCTATAGAAGGCGTTAAGATCATAGTTGAGGCTGAGTACAATGAGGAGAATCTTAAAAAGCTGGAGAAATTGTCTTTCATCGATGGGGTTTTGCTAATAATGACTCAAGAGGATTACTTAGAGTTTATGAAGCATGGGACTAGCTTCCGCACCGATATTTACTTGGATATAATTTATCCTCCCAGCCTCAGGAGCTTTAAAATAAATTCAATTGAGCTGAAGAGAATAAGAAATCCAACAGCAAATAAATACCATCCCTGTCTCTCTGGAACATTAGTAATAAGCGCCGATGGGTATGCGTTGGTGTGTCCGTTGCTGAGGAACTTTATCATCGGTGATGCCAAGAGAGAGGGCATTAAAAAGCTCGTAAGAAAAACACGCTTGAGGAATTTCTGGAAGCTGAAGAAGGATAAAATTGAAGGATGCTCGTTATGTCCTTTCAAGTATATTTGCCATGATTGCAGGGCATTGGAGTATCAAGCTTCAGGAGATCCCTTTGGCATTGAGTATTGCCAGCTAGAAATCTAG
- a CDS encoding DMT family transporter, with product MKRGYLLVFFAASMWGTLGIFAKLLYRYSLDPFTIVFYRASIAFTLLLLYNAFKNGLTLKRQKLKFYAFYGFFSVFLFYVLYFYAVKVSSVSLAVLLLYTAPIHSTILGYLVFKEKITPMKLFSLSMVLLGVLFVTQLNEEVNLLGIVLGLLSGFTYALYGILGKIAVKEEKPEEALMYTLGFGALFLLPFSRFSVPLEAMPWIFALALFPTFLAYLMYNHALQEVEASRASIVATIEPVVALILAYLIFHETLSGRQTIGAVLIILGALILQYEESISS from the coding sequence TTGAAGAGGGGATATCTTTTAGTATTTTTTGCCGCAAGCATGTGGGGGACTTTGGGAATATTTGCCAAGCTCCTCTATAGATACAGTTTAGATCCATTTACTATAGTTTTTTATCGAGCATCGATAGCTTTTACTCTTCTCTTGCTGTACAATGCATTTAAAAACGGCTTAACTTTAAAGAGGCAAAAACTGAAGTTTTACGCTTTTTACGGATTTTTCAGTGTGTTTTTGTTCTATGTACTCTATTTTTATGCAGTGAAGGTTTCGTCAGTATCTTTGGCGGTTTTGCTTTTGTACACTGCCCCAATTCACTCGACGATTTTAGGTTATTTGGTCTTTAAAGAAAAAATAACTCCGATGAAGCTCTTTTCATTAAGCATGGTGCTTCTGGGTGTGCTCTTTGTAACTCAACTTAATGAAGAGGTCAATCTCTTGGGGATTGTTTTGGGGCTTTTATCCGGCTTTACCTACGCTTTATACGGTATATTGGGCAAAATCGCAGTTAAAGAAGAAAAACCTGAAGAGGCTTTGATGTATACGTTAGGCTTTGGAGCATTGTTTTTGTTACCCTTCTCCAGATTTAGTGTTCCTCTCGAGGCCATGCCATGGATATTTGCCTTGGCATTGTTCCCGACTTTCTTGGCTTACCTCATGTACAATCATGCCCTCCAAGAAGTGGAAGCAAGCAGGGCTTCGATTGTAGCAACGATAGAGCCTGTGGTTGCTCTAATCTTGGCTTACCTGATTTTCCATGAGACCTTAAGTGGAAGACAAACCATAGGCGCTGTACTGATTATTTTGGGAGCACTAATCCTCCAATATGAAGAAAGCATATCCTCATGA
- a CDS encoding NAD+ synthase produces MRALDYEALISNLEKFIREKTEETGVNGVVVGISGGVDSATVAFLATRALGKERVLGLIMPYYENKDFEDAKFVCEMLGIEHRIINIKPIVDAFEQSLGFEIDKKSRGNLMARTRMMLLYAHANVNNMLVLGTSNRSEFLVGYFTKWGDGASDYAPLITLYKTEVWEIAKRIGVPESIVNKKPSAGLWEGQSDEDELGISYKLLDEVLYRLVDLGKSKEETAEELEISVKLVEYVEKLIKGSEHKRRLPVGPEI; encoded by the coding sequence ATGAGGGCATTGGATTATGAAGCCCTAATAAGCAATCTTGAGAAGTTTATTAGGGAAAAGACAGAAGAGACAGGTGTTAATGGGGTAGTAGTGGGAATTAGTGGCGGTGTTGACAGTGCAACAGTGGCGTTTTTGGCCACAAGGGCTCTCGGAAAAGAGAGAGTTTTAGGCCTGATAATGCCCTACTATGAAAACAAGGACTTTGAAGATGCAAAGTTCGTGTGTGAAATGCTTGGTATAGAGCATAGAATTATTAACATAAAGCCGATAGTTGATGCTTTTGAGCAAAGTTTGGGATTTGAAATCGACAAGAAGTCAAGAGGGAACTTAATGGCCAGAACGAGAATGATGCTCCTCTATGCTCATGCCAATGTCAACAACATGCTCGTTTTAGGGACAAGCAATAGAAGCGAGTTTTTGGTGGGATACTTTACAAAATGGGGCGATGGAGCAAGTGACTATGCGCCTCTGATAACCCTGTACAAAACTGAAGTTTGGGAGATAGCGAAGAGAATAGGTGTTCCTGAGAGCATTGTGAACAAAAAGCCAAGTGCTGGTCTTTGGGAAGGACAAAGCGATGAAGATGAGCTTGGAATTAGCTACAAACTTTTAGATGAGGTACTCTATCGTCTGGTTGATTTAGGGAAGAGTAAAGAGGAAACAGCAGAAGAGCTTGAAATTTCAGTTAAACTGGTTGAGTATGTGGAAAAGCTAATAAAGGGCAGCGAACACAAAAGGAGGTTGCCAGTGGGTCCAGAGATATGA
- a CDS encoding ABC transporter ATP-binding protein, with amino-acid sequence MSEPVLKVENLKKYFPIKRGLVDVLKGKPERHVKAVDGLTFEIGKQEVFALVGESGCGKSTTGKLVMKLLEPTDGKIYLEGKDVTELKSKEEVREYRRRVQMIFQDPFSSMNPRFRIYDVLEEPLLIHGIGETRAEREELIYKALEMVKIIPPEDYVGRFPHMLSGGQRQRVAIARALILNPTFIVADEPVSMLDVSIRAEVLELMKDLKEKMGVTYLYITHDLSTARYFADYIAVMYLGRIVEMGPAHVVIDNPIHPYTRALLAAVPEPIPERREIIKELPIKGEVPNAANVPAGCRFHPRCIYMEKGLCDTKHPQLIEYEHNHWVECWLAGKI; translated from the coding sequence ATGAGCGAGCCAGTTCTTAAAGTTGAGAACCTTAAGAAGTACTTCCCGATCAAGAGGGGACTCGTGGATGTTTTAAAAGGAAAGCCAGAGAGACACGTTAAGGCCGTTGACGGGTTAACCTTTGAGATAGGGAAGCAGGAGGTCTTTGCCCTAGTCGGTGAGAGTGGATGTGGTAAGTCAACTACAGGAAAACTTGTGATGAAGCTCTTGGAGCCAACGGACGGTAAAATATATCTGGAGGGCAAAGATGTCACTGAGCTGAAAAGCAAGGAGGAAGTTAGGGAATACAGAAGACGCGTGCAGATGATATTCCAAGATCCTTTCTCCTCAATGAACCCGAGATTTAGAATCTATGATGTTCTAGAGGAACCATTATTGATCCATGGAATTGGTGAAACAAGGGCGGAAAGAGAAGAGCTCATTTACAAGGCTCTTGAGATGGTTAAAATTATTCCGCCGGAGGATTACGTTGGAAGATTCCCGCACATGCTCAGCGGTGGACAGAGACAGCGTGTCGCTATAGCCAGAGCGTTGATACTCAACCCAACGTTCATTGTTGCAGATGAGCCGGTTTCAATGCTTGATGTGTCGATTAGAGCAGAAGTCCTTGAGCTCATGAAAGACCTCAAAGAGAAGATGGGTGTTACCTACCTCTACATCACCCACGATTTATCCACAGCTAGATACTTCGCCGACTATATTGCGGTCATGTACTTGGGAAGGATTGTTGAAATGGGTCCAGCACACGTTGTCATTGACAACCCAATACACCCATATACAAGGGCACTCTTGGCTGCTGTTCCAGAGCCAATCCCAGAGAGGAGAGAGATTATCAAGGAGCTTCCAATTAAGGGTGAAGTTCCAAACGCTGCTAACGTCCCAGCAGGATGTAGGTTCCATCCAAGATGTATCTACATGGAGAAAGGCCTCTGTGATACAAAGCATCCACAATTAATTGAATATGAGCACAACCATTGGGTAGAGTGCTGGTTGGCTGGAAAGATTTGA
- a CDS encoding ABC transporter ATP-binding protein yields MAKKVLEVKDLKMYYFASRGVVKAVDSVSFDLHKGEVLGLAGESGCGKSSLGFTLMGMPTAPGKIVGGSVKVDGREIVGLPEDVLRKEIRWQKIAMIFQGAMNALNPVYTIGYQMIEPLLYHKGMSKEEALDKAQKYLELVGLAPDIVYRYPHELSGGMKQRVVIAMALLLEPDVVIADEPTTALDVVVQAQIINLMKKLKKELGLSMIFITHDLSILAEISDRVAIMYAGKIVEIGDSKKIYYEPAHPYTQKLLSAIPRLHEDVEKLEFIPGQPPNLISPPTGCRFHPRCPFAMEVCRKQEPELKEIDRDHYAACWLL; encoded by the coding sequence ATGGCCAAGAAAGTCCTTGAAGTTAAGGATCTTAAGATGTATTACTTCGCATCAAGAGGTGTCGTTAAAGCTGTTGACAGTGTCAGCTTTGACCTTCACAAAGGTGAAGTATTGGGACTTGCCGGTGAGAGTGGATGTGGCAAGTCCTCCCTTGGTTTTACTTTAATGGGAATGCCAACAGCACCAGGAAAGATCGTTGGGGGAAGTGTTAAAGTAGATGGAAGGGAGATAGTTGGTCTTCCAGAGGATGTTCTTAGAAAGGAGATTAGGTGGCAGAAGATAGCTATGATATTCCAAGGTGCAATGAACGCTCTAAACCCCGTTTATACCATTGGATATCAAATGATTGAGCCTCTCCTCTACCACAAAGGAATGAGCAAGGAGGAAGCTTTGGACAAAGCCCAGAAATACTTGGAGTTGGTAGGTCTGGCTCCAGACATTGTTTACAGATACCCTCACGAGCTCAGTGGTGGAATGAAGCAGAGAGTAGTTATAGCTATGGCCCTCCTATTAGAGCCCGATGTTGTCATAGCGGACGAGCCTACAACAGCTCTGGACGTTGTTGTTCAGGCCCAAATCATCAACTTGATGAAGAAGCTCAAAAAGGAGCTTGGTCTCTCAATGATATTCATCACACACGACTTGAGCATTTTAGCAGAGATAAGTGATAGAGTCGCTATCATGTATGCCGGAAAGATAGTGGAAATTGGAGACAGTAAGAAGATTTACTATGAGCCAGCCCACCCATACACACAAAAGCTCCTCTCAGCTATTCCAAGACTCCATGAAGACGTTGAGAAACTTGAATTTATTCCAGGACAACCACCAAACCTAATTAGTCCACCAACAGGCTGTAGATTCCACCCAAGATGCCCATTCGCAATGGAAGTTTGTAGAAAACAGGAGCCTGAGTTGAAGGAAATTGATAGAGATCACTATGCTGCATGCTGGTTGTTGTGA
- a CDS encoding ABC transporter permease, giving the protein MRWSDLKESISEFLFEFKKQKGGILGVILLVLLVLTAIAAPYITEPNIPEKWSDSQAWLGNPTNVPPAWYNMFTSKKLSPHEIVTVSDPDIKIEQVDEKTTVVEVTYTFEDYYYGPKAIIIKGFNTTVKNKRKPVKMTLTLERPDGREITFFERKSIRGSTVIQVGKDAEISKEIYKWLYYETTGEEISEMDIPLDRLLITDMVQPLFSVVEGKTIEDVLKNPEPLHGTYTLKMKFTKVYPEDTIDLSNMEVLFVGRAYGTMGTDYLGRDLWAGLVWGSRVSLVIGILVSLISTVIGIVYGVTSAYLGGNVDELMMRINEIFSSIPRLPILILLGATIKGHITLGVMVFLLVIFGWMGVARVARSMALQIKEQIYIEAARALGAGNGRIIIKHMLPQLLPYAFAVIALGVPGAVIAEASLSFLGLGDPTQVTWGQILNAAQTQGATLKGYWWWVIPPGLGIALVGLTFVLIGTALDKILNPRLRRL; this is encoded by the coding sequence ATGAGATGGTCAGATTTAAAAGAGAGCATCAGCGAGTTCCTTTTTGAATTTAAGAAACAGAAAGGAGGTATACTTGGAGTAATTTTGTTAGTTTTACTAGTGCTAACTGCCATTGCAGCTCCGTATATTACAGAGCCAAATATCCCTGAAAAGTGGAGTGATTCACAAGCATGGCTTGGAAATCCAACCAATGTTCCACCTGCATGGTATAACATGTTCACATCAAAGAAGTTATCTCCTCATGAAATCGTCACTGTCTCTGATCCAGATATAAAAATAGAACAGGTTGATGAAAAAACAACTGTAGTTGAAGTCACATATACATTTGAGGATTACTATTACGGACCAAAGGCAATCATAATTAAAGGCTTCAACACGACGGTTAAGAACAAGAGGAAGCCAGTTAAAATGACTCTCACTTTAGAAAGACCAGATGGCAGGGAAATAACGTTCTTTGAGAGAAAGTCTATCAGAGGAAGCACAGTTATTCAAGTAGGAAAAGATGCTGAGATCTCAAAGGAAATTTACAAGTGGCTTTACTATGAAACAACAGGTGAAGAAATCTCTGAGATGGATATACCCCTTGATAGGCTCCTCATAACCGATATGGTTCAACCATTGTTCTCAGTAGTGGAAGGAAAAACAATAGAGGATGTGCTTAAAAACCCAGAACCACTTCACGGCACTTACACTTTGAAGATGAAGTTTACTAAAGTTTATCCTGAAGACACAATTGATCTATCAAATATGGAGGTCTTGTTTGTAGGAAGGGCATATGGTACCATGGGAACTGACTATTTGGGAAGAGATCTCTGGGCAGGCCTTGTATGGGGTAGCAGAGTTTCACTTGTAATTGGTATACTAGTATCTCTTATTAGTACCGTCATAGGAATCGTCTATGGAGTTACAAGTGCATACTTGGGAGGAAATGTAGACGAGCTTATGATGAGAATAAACGAAATATTCAGCTCAATACCACGTCTGCCAATACTTATCCTTCTTGGAGCTACAATAAAGGGACACATAACACTTGGAGTAATGGTCTTCCTGCTGGTTATATTCGGATGGATGGGTGTTGCGAGAGTAGCCAGAAGTATGGCCCTCCAAATTAAGGAGCAGATATACATTGAGGCTGCAAGGGCATTGGGTGCTGGAAATGGAAGAATTATAATTAAACACATGCTACCTCAGCTCTTGCCTTATGCGTTCGCGGTTATTGCCCTTGGAGTTCCAGGTGCAGTTATTGCAGAGGCTTCACTGAGCTTCCTTGGACTTGGTGACCCAACACAAGTTACATGGGGACAAATACTCAACGCTGCTCAAACTCAAGGAGCAACACTCAAAGGATACTGGTGGTGGGTTATTCCACCGGGATTAGGAATAGCTCTAGTTGGTCTCACATTCGTGTTAATCGGTACTGCATTGGATAAGATATTGAACCCAAGGCTCAGGAGATTGTGA